tccttgctacttaccTTCTTTGGTAGATGGCGATATACACTGTCCATGtgaacttttttcgttttcaaaattattctatagagtgtaaatattttactggtcttttatattttttttttaaaaaacccatTTACTAGTAGAGTAGtaatatgaataataataattattattataacgaATGAATTTGAATGTAGACTTAAACTTTGCCTAGAATACTTTTGaatgtttttcatttcttattttgaATGGATTTGTATGTAGTCATGCATTTTACACAAATTTAGGTTTCATTTATTTGAGGTAAAAAACACTTGGACTTCACTTGTTtgtttgattataaaattttttaaaaattaatataacatATTTAGATCATTTACATAAATATGACATTTGTTTAGTgcaaatttcaattttagtagaaaaggaaagaatgaaaaatattctaaattatgaaaaaaaaaaagcaacttGGTGACCTAACCAGGAAGTTAGGTCGGGTCGGGTTGAGTTGGTCCATGGACGTTTAACTGACAGAGTTCAATTTTTACTGATTCAAGGTCTTTGGATTAGTCCTTGATTTACTTCTAATTCGATTGATGTACGCCCTTATTAAGAACTCCATTGTCTCTTGACTTTGAGCTATTCTCTCCATTTTCTGAAACTTTTTGTTGATTGAACTCTTTTTTAAAACattcattctctctttttttaaaaaaagaaatgaggAGTGTAAAATGCATTTGCATATGGGTAGAATACAATGGTTATTGCCTAAGGATTAGGTGGAAGAGGAGACGACATGTCGTAATGTGAAAAGGACAAAATTAGTAATTTCTTCTCCGTTTTATCCTCCACCTCTTGCGCCCTTCCACATTTTCCGTtctattttcttccattttttcctCTCCTTATTTGTTCCACTTTCTCAAATGACAGTCCTACCCCCTCCCGtactctctcttttctttttatccaATTCCAAATTTTTCAAACTAAACCAAATTGATTTTACACTCTTTGAGTCTGTCATATATAATATGATAGTCTTTTTCAATTTATCTCATAATAATGTTTCAAAATTCCATGTCAAATACTCCTTTCCATGAAAATACCTCTtccaaaattatataaaaaatatctgtttttttttttttaaataactttatagtatttatgattttgaaagtaattttaaatttttataattaattaatatattgtaTCTACATATTTGCAGTTTCtttacttttcaattttttataatatgaattttCGTCCTCTTGTatgaaattatattattagaatAATTTCAAGTTAACTAAGAACCATTCAAATCTTGGTTCTATCAGTCAATTTCATAGTTGATGTTAGATAATGATTTAACTCACTAGAACATAATTTGACATTTGGCTAGGGTTGACCTGGACAATCATGTGCTTTGAGTTGAGCCATGTAAGGGAACATGTTATTTGCTGTTTATTTGATTGAATTGGACATTGTTCAAGTCAATCCTCTCTTGTAGAAGTATTTTCGTTTTAAGATGGTATTCTTCACCtatatcttattattttttagacTCTGTCACTTCTATCATTAATGTTTGATATTATTAGTATATCTTTGATCTAAAATCAACCataatttaaaagaatatttgGGATGATTTGCAAAAGTAGCTTGTTAATCAAGCTAAGTATAagtataatagttataaataataataataataataataataataataataataataataaaagtataataataaataataaaataaaattggggAAGATAGCacaaatatttgaaatatggagaaattgaaaaaaatattaaaggaAATAATGGATGAAAAGGGAGAGGTTGAAAgcatgatgatgatgatgatgatgatgatgatgatgatgatgatgatgatgatgatgatgaaatgCTGTGTGTGTTGAAGGCAACAGAAAGTATGGGGGATTGGAGCAATTGTGCATCATCACACAAATTGGAGCAACAGAAAGTATTGAATTGCAAGAATTAAGAATGGAGAATAGAATTCTTACgaaataaaaatacaataatcaaaatattacAATTCTATCTAATTTGAAAGATATGAGAAAGATATTATGTACAAATATATATTGAgaaattatattatatgtaaaatatgaaaaggaaatgaaaataaaattattttctaaGAACATAAATAATGTATCAAGTTTATAATATTTGACTGCGTTTGAGACCTCAcccatttttatatataattttttgcaattcgcatgaaaaatattaaaatattctaaaaaaaatatctaatgTCTATTAAAGATCATCTACATGTATTCTGTTAAAATGTTCCATCATAACTTGCTATATagcaatttatttttcttttttaaaaaatattttagatgtgtggtgaaaaaaaaaaacataaaaatagaCGATGCTTGAAATACACTTTTTAAGTATTATCCTTATAGTAACATGCAACACATGTAGGACTATTAAACCCCCTCCCCAAAAGATCACTAACTATaacgaaagagaaagaaaagtctATTCGCGAATGACCACTTTAgagtttaaaaagaaaatcaaccaaatgaatagaagtaatgaaaaaaaaataaaattttattaaaattactaaaattatattttatacttCATTAGTGATGTTTTAATGTAAGTTACAAAATTCAAATATCAACATATCGTATATTATTGATATAGGTTTAGATACGATTAAAAGTTGGTTTCACTTTTTTAATTTGAGAGCAACGAAgagaactaaattaaattaatcggttttataaataaataacccATACCATTGACTTTCATGTGTTATTTTGactattctttgttttgttctAAATATTCTGGATTGAgcaattttgctattttcatACCAGAATTGGGTCTatataatttctttattttatagatTAAAATTAGACATCTTTTGTTAACACTTTTCTCGATACCAAACCTACGATGtctataataattattagtcctttttctaaataacaaatataaatgcaccataatatataattaatattgaatataattaatattaattgttaggatttattttctaatataaATACACACATTCGATTTGGTTTAGTTtagcaattaaaaaaaaaaaagaatttgtctTCCAATCCAGTCTATCAATGTAATCGTCAATTTAGGTAATCTTCGATTGAAGGGGAGGTGATGAAGATGACAGGTGACTGAAGCGGCGTGACCAACCGCAGGCCAACGCAGTTAGCGAAGATTGTTTACGATCAGGAATTCTTACTGCGACCAACAGAATCAACGAGATAGAATGCTTGAGCAATTGATGGCGGGGAAGCCGAAAGTAAGTCCCTGGATGCATCCTATCCCGGAGAATCAGCAGTAGTTGCATGGTCAGATCAATCCAGGTCATTCAGACAAAGTCGGGTGACGTCGTCTTCCTTAAAGAAGAGATTACCAAAAGAGGCTTGAAGACATTGTCAGACATATCTTTTCAGCTTTTCTTTAATTTGCATATCAAACAGTACATATCCGTTTCCATTGGTTTGGTTTATTGTTgcaataaaaaatatttgaaatcgaCGATTAAAACATTGatgaaaaaaatcaattattttaatttaaagaaaatattaataaaatacttACATAGGAATAGTTGATTTCAACCAATAATTAACAAATCATAAAATGATAAATCGAAGGAAATAGAAGATTTGTAATTATAATAAACCATATAGTTCGACAATAATGATGgatcaaattacaaatttagaagTATAGTTGTTACAAACACCATAGTTTATGTCATTTTacctcaattatttttatttttttcgacTCAACATACTACACGGAAAGCTTTAAAAGGGCCAAGAATTTACCATCATTCAAACTCCTTATCCTGAgtgctttattattattttttatttttccttttgagTTGTTTATCTTcaaaatctatatatattattttaatttatttgttttattttgaagaACCCTAAACTTCAAATTATTTTGACATAATGAGAAGGAATTAAGGCACACATTGCGTAAGGgttcaacattttttttcctccaaaacgaaaaaagaaagaaagaaaacatgtGAGGCCATATTGGTCATTTCATTTGCCCACATTCAGTGATTAAAGCCATAAATAAAGAAAACTCCTTTTCAATCAATCCTCAATTTtcgaagtttttttttttttttttttttttttttttttttttttttttaaattttaaaaaagcatAAGAGAAACATCCTTTTAGACCTAAATTTTCCAACAAAGGAATTAGTTATATTTCTCCCCCCCCTCTGTAGTCTATATAAACCCCTCAAAACCCATCCAATTTCCCCACCACAACACACCCACATTCTCAACTCTTTCGTCTCACTTTATTATGGCTCTTCACAAAACCTTATTCattcttttcctcttcctcaCTTTGGCCTCGGCTTCCACCTTTAACGTAGTCGATTTCGGTGCAAAACCCAACATCGGAACCGACTCATCGCAGGCGTTCGAGGAAGCTTGGGCTAGTGCATGTCGTGCAACGACAGCCGTGTCCATTTATGTTCCAAAAGGGAGATTCTATGTGAAAAGTATAGCATTTGAAGGGCCTTGCAATAATAATGATATCACTATACGAATTGATGGGACGCTTTTGGCTCCATCAAACTATGCTGTGATTGCAAATTCAGGAAATTGGATCACTTTTAAACGTGTTGATGGTGTTAACGTGTTTGGTGGCGTTCTTGATGCCCAAGGATTTGGATTATGGGCTTGCAAGAATTCCAAAAGCTCTTGCCCCTCCGGAGCCACGGTAAATTAAATTTGTCCAAATATTATTTAGTCTCCAATTTTAACTATGTACTTTTAATTTATACACATATGacatattacaattttttatataaaaatttagtttatttaaaaaaatgaaaaagactTTGAGCAGCGATTAGTGGACTAAAATTGAACCATATATATTTTAGCCCATGTTTTTTTTACGtaagttaccatttttatttatttccttccACGGagattttctttctaattataaaacattgtcaaatattattttttcctcCTCTGGTGCAGTCGTTGGAATTTTCCAATTCAAAGAATATAATGGTTAGTGGCTTAACGTCACTAAATAGTCAAATGTTCCACATAGTAATCAATGGTTGTCAAAATGTGAAAGCACAAGGACTGAAGATATCAGCTGCTGGTAATAGCCCAAACACCGACGGCATTCACGTAGCATTATCCTCAACGGTTACTATCCTCAACTCTATAATTGGCACGGGCGACGATTGCATTTCAATAGGTCCTGGCACGTCGAACTTGTGGATTGAGAATGTTGCTTGTGGACCTGGACATGGAATCAGGTActcaattgaaaaaaattaataaaagtttaACCTTGACAATTAAAGCTAAGAtataacttttatttggttatcAGCATTGGGAGTTTAGGAAGAGAAGTGCAAGAAGATGGTGTTGAGAATGTAACAGTTAAATCTGCTACATTCACAAACACACAAAATGGGGTCAGAATTAAAACATGGGGAAAGCCGAGCAATGGATTTGCAAGAAGCGTTATCTTTCAAGACATTGTAATGGTCAATGTGGAAAATCCTATCATTATTGATCAAAATTATTGCCCCGACAACAAAGGTTGTCCTGGACAGGTCAGTATGGATTTCCgttttaaaaaagtttttttttttcaatgcaTGTTTATGCAAGCAATTTAGTTATCTAatcacaacttttttttttctatagaatatttcttatcttatttattctttttgtataattaggATTCTGGAGTTAAAATCAGCGATGTGACATATCGAAACATACACGGAACATCAGCGACGCAAGTTGCGATGAAATTCGATTGTAGCTCGAAATTTCCATGCAATGACATAACTTTGGAGGATGTGGAGTTGAGTTATAAGAATGAAGCAGCTGAAGCTTCATGTAGTCATGCTGAAGGAAGTGCTGCTGGTTTAGTTCAGCCATCAAGTTGTTTGTAGACAGGTCTTAGAACTAtgtaatatataattttataattatattataaggtCCTCTAGGGTTAGCTAGGGATATGTTACCTGTCTTAGCATAGATAAGAATTGAAGTTCCAAGGTTGAGGTTATGGTACTAGCAAGTAGCAACCCACTATGGGGCGTGTTCGTTTCCAGAGTCAACATCGAGTTTTCTagatttttgtttaattagtttAGCACCTTTGATCAACATTAATTAATCTACTAGTGTCGACCATTTTATTGCTATTTTAAAGGTGAATGATTTTTATTACACTTACCTATCTATTACTCGTTATTTTAGTGGATTGAAATAAAACTTGTTGTATGGTGTCCAATTTTAATCTCTATCAAACCCCAACGATCTATACATAGCACACAGATCCATGACAATAAGTATATTGGAATTCACGTTGAAATTGTTAAAATCATTTTTgctatttaaatatttatatataattttagacttttaaaatcaatataattataatactatcgaaattaatttgaatgattaaaaaaatattttataataattttgaaatcGTAGAGAAAACAATTTCAACCATTCTAAAACCACTTATAAACATGTCCAAATTAAACAGGGACAAcaaatttgtcaaaaaaaaagtgttttctAAAAACCATTTTTTAATATTACAATTAATATAGAGATAGAGTATAAAACTATTTTCTAATGGAAAAAATGTTATGTCAAATGATTGAATCTCACTTTTAATTTGTTCTATCATTTAATATTGGATATATTGATCACATATAATCGAGTGTATATAGATTAAGGAggttaattaattcattaagcATCGTAATAATCAAGCTTTGACTCTTTTAAACGAAAACATATTCTCAATCtcaattgtatttcttttttagattacaaaattttagaagtattttagttattgaataattgaaaaacatttttagtTTGCAAGTCAAACTTTGTATACAAAATAAATTCAATAGATTTAGTTAGAAGCAAGGTAAACCAATGGAACTTGTGTGTGTTCCTTTTTATTCAAACTAAAATGGATTAGAAAACAAGAGAAAGATTGTGCATACAATATGCATATAACATGGGCAAGATTTCAGTATATTTTAATGTAGCCCATTTTTAGGGGATGCCATTGGAAATTCCTCTTAGTTATACCAATCGTGTATGCCAATATTTTCCGATAATGTCAGCTTCGATTTTATCGGTATTGTTGCCAAccataaattaaacaaaacttttagaaaaaaagcAAATCAAACTAATAGAAAAAATCCAAACTAATACtcaataagaaaaagaaaatagtgaattgaatttagggtttttttataaaaaaatttaacaaaccGATAACATATTTACGAGGGGTCTATTCAATAACATAACAAAGTGGaaaattatttacactctatagaacaatttcagaaacGAAAAATCCATAGACCCACCAtgtgaaataccaaaaataccctaaTAAATGTGCGATTAATTGTCCGCGCGCCCGATtaatgttaataaacgattattagacgccatcatgtagaataatatacaattgatacacgatcttgtaaattaccaaatatatataaacgataaaaaatAAACGCTAAACGATAACAAACGATAACGTTATTTTGATATTCATATATATTGCACCTACCCTTGTGTACAAGTTTCATTAATGTCTAATTTGATGGTCTCGTTAAAAATATAGGTTCACTGGCTAATTGAGTGCAGACACCGAAACAACAAGGGTAAATGATGAGGAATTTAAGACATACTAATATAGCTGTGCCGTTTATATAGAAATCAATCGGCATCTCCACCGACCAGCTGCAAATGTAGCAACAGTTAGTTAACCTCTATAAGAAGATAAATACGGCAGAATGTTGGTCAAAAAGTATATTCaatcaaaacaagaaaaagtgTAATGATCTATTCAGAATCTGTTCAAAGAAAAATTCAGCACTTGCATAAACAATGAATGATTAATGCAGAATACTATGTATGGTTAAATAACAAATTTAGTCGGTAAACTTTAAATCTGTAAGAAATCTAAtagacacaaaattgaaaatctaaCGTTCAGGACTAACTTGAgccttttattttaatatttagaaaTCTTAGCACgtatggtccaaccaataaactATTTCCATggacataaaattcaaatttatatttaagaatTTTGTTTAGTGCTAAGAATGAAATCTTGTTTTCTACTTcttaaaaataatagtaataataataatgaaaagcGTAAGATTCTCTCTTAGGAAAATATCAATTTTGAGCTTGTGTTCAAATATCCAAGGTAATTCTAAAACAATGAACTTAACTTATGGCCGATAGTAAAAAAAAGGACCAAAAACATAAGAAGGTAAAAcgaatcaaagaaaaaaacatagaGTCCTTGCTCATCATCTTGCTCAATTACGTAAGGGACTTGTAGTTCTGCAAGAACTTGAAAATGCTCCAAATGCTCcttgtttaaaaaagaaaccctTGGATTAGAAATAACAATCCCAATTGTTTTACTTTATCCATACAAACAGCCTTAAGATTGCTTATTCATTAACCAACTACTACTTACAAATACTTGTGGttcttaaaacttaaaattctCCTTCGCATTTCATCAAATAGCTTATGTTCATCTTTCACTTTAGCCACAATTTTTACCACCAacctaataaaaaagaaacaataagaACCCAGAAGAGAAAATCCATCAAATTTCCCATTAAATATTTGTACGGTAGAACAAACACAAATATcggaaaaaggaaacaaaaaacgCACTTGTGATTGCGATTGAAAGGCACTTCCAGATGTGTTTTGTCGATTTCTTCCTACAGCTACccattaaaaattttcaattccttaaagaaacaaaaactccATCTAACAATTATACAGGAACAAAATAACTCACAAAAAGAGAGCTTCTCCCAACTGAAAAGGATGAGAAAAGGAATGGATTCTCATTTAGTTGTTTTTGTACCTCTGCATTATGTGGATTCACATGgatattttctagattttgCATCAAACGGATGAGGGAGGAGAAGCATCGAACAACTTGAGACGACGAACGAAGATGAATAGGGAAGAGGAAGAGACAGCAGTGGCTAGAGGTTGATTTCGACGGCGAACGTGTATCACAGCGGATGCGAGGGTTTTTGCGAGCGTTTGGTGAGCTCCTTCAAATGACACCAAGAGCATTttcaagagagagagaaagtcgAGATCTACGGCGGCTGGAGCGTTTGCGAGAGAGAGGGAAAGTTGTGCTTTCACGAATTGGAGAGCGTTTGCCAGAGAGAGACTGCGTCAGCCAAAGCATTTGAAGGGTTTTTGCGAGTGTGTTTGCGAGAGGAAGGGAAAGTGTTGCCGACGAAAgggaataattatttttttaagaaaaatattttaatgacacaaaaattACGTTGTTAATTAACGACGTAAAATTTGtgtcaaaaaaaattaaataacgacgcaaaaaatgtgttattaaaaattctgcattttatatttttaatgatACATTTTACTCCACCccatcctttttttatttttaatgacacaatgtcttgattagtagtgtcattaaaatccatttttctagtagtagatataaatgatcgtgtaaattatctttaacgatATTACATATGTGTGTCTGATCATGTAtgaaaatataaacgataaaaaaCGATCATCATACACGATACTGTATATtaccatatataaacgataaggtaaaaaacaataaaagatgACAAAAAAGTTTAGATATAGACGATCATGTAAAGTAGCTTCAACTATCGTATATACaagtataaacgatcatttagaaaaaCTCTAATAACTCgtaattataaaaatatcataaaaatgaaaggggctataaaaaggtgaaggaacttgctcagactttttcattcatcatcttcctcgtcaatcgtttatatcctagtaactacttcaacagaactGTCGCGATCGATGATTTGATTTGTATATAAAGaggtttgaatctatattcatttcgatatatctccatcatctatatatatctgtCACTATCTATCTCGTATACAAAAAGGtctaaatctatatatatttcgatctatctatatctatcacgatctatccCGCATACGAAGACGTCTGTTTCTATActaattgtatatattttattgtttgtatttcattgaataatttatattaattttcttttttacaaaaagatggtgagcaagaagcaACAAGCATGTAGAAAATCAATAAAGTGTAAAGTaaagacaaaagaaagaaaaagaaataaaggtaacagactagaaaaagaaataaaggtaacaaactagaatgtgaatatctgtcTGTATAACATTGTATATTTGGGTATATTTTTCTGTATAGCGCTctgtatttgtaaatttgttaaaacttaaccttgtttgaaacatactgtttattatgtctttcaacaggtgaaacactatccaaatgacattattatggaagatgaacaaaaaaaccttaaaattactgtatactacaatttagaaaacattgaatcagatcaagtcCAAAATAGACCAAAGAATTCTTTCTCTAGTTTTGACAAACAGTCCTTTTGGTCAGTTCTTTAACATTAAAATAGCCAAAATATCCACACAATTcatgaattttctattaagaaaataatGCCATACAAAAAACACTAATatccttgctttcaacttcaatggacatatagtagaatttgggctgaaagaattttgttttgtgactggactaaaaggtcagaaattttttgagttaaatctagaagaaagaaaagaaaatggtttgaaaaatgcccttttccgtcatgatgactttataacaagaagagatatagaaagaactttcaaagcgttATGCAACGTGGAAGACTCAttgtgactggactaaaaggtcaGAAATTTTTTatgccatttttcttttctgagTTTCTTTTAGAAAAGGGTTTTATGCCTAATAGCTTGAAGAAAAAAaccaatcatatatatattttcgcatttttgtatcatttttgtgaataaattagttttttgctcagttttttttgttttgtaatttgCTTTATCTACTTGAGGAGAAATTgttaaaagaaagagaaggataTGGGCAAGCAAGGGCCTTTTTATCACTTTGGAGTTACAATTGCTAGTTTTTCAAACTATAATCGACAACATATTGAGTCTAAGTTTCAATTCCATCATCTTCCCATTTCTTTTGAGGTTTTTACTGAACCCAAATATAAAGTTTGAACTGTGTTATGTTTGTATTAATTCCCCAATGACATCAAAGAAAACTATCTTTTAGTGAAGCCCACACTGTATTCCCTTATAATGCTGGCATGTTTTGGTTTTGAATTAGTGTCTCAATGAGAATTAGTTTTGTACTTGAATTTCTTGTCGATTGTCTCCATTATATTTGGCGTCTCCCATGGAAGTATCTCTGTCAGTGCTACAATTTTTACATTGGAACAAGCATTTTCAAATAAAGTATATGTGTGTATATTAATACATAATTATATAACAAATAACTACTTTCGAAGATGGTTGAAATATCTACAATAGAACCTAATATAGAAAGATATGAGGATGAAATATaggagaagagaaaaatcaatTGAAGAACATGAAGATGAAACCGTTTCTGCACATGGTAACTTTAATTTGAGGATTTAATTAAACTGCATTAGATGACCGAGAGTTCTGTGAGTGCTCAATTTTATTTTGCTTTCTGCTTATATTGGTTTGAAGTTTTGTTTTGCATtgttttctataattttttttaataaatgtggACGTTTTTATTCCATTCCAAAAGCTGCCTTATTATTTTCACTTGTTTCTGCAATCCAGCGAGAGTTTTATTTTGAAGGAGGTGCAATGGTTTTGGCTGATGGAGGTGTTGTTTGCATTTATGAGTTTGACAAAATGAGATCAAAGGATAGGTAACCTAAAAGGATTTAGTCAGCTGTTGATTAGTGAAATTACTCATATCGGTTTATTTAGCCTTCTTTAAATTTCAACTTCGAGAGTTTTTTTTACAAGATTACACTCTACACATGGATTTGAATTCTGTATGTTTCTTTTGTAATGTTTGTACTTGgagaaagaagatgaacaaataaaaaaaaattaaagtaaaataaaacatcaaaagatgaataaataattttttttttttttttttttttaactttaaccTTCTTTGTTGATATTTGCAGACTACCATGGACCTCCGAAGGTTAACTGTAGGGAAAAATCCCATGAGCCCATCTAAGTGGAAGGAAGAGCACGTAAGACTTATCTTTTTCACACGAGGCTACTATCTCCtcatttctttgttctttcatttttaagttttttttttgttcttcctATTAGCTTTCATCAAGTAGGAGAATTTAAGAATGAGAAGTTAGAAGTTAACCTCTTTTAGACTCTATCAAAATCTCTTACATTTTAACTTAATAAGATTGGCTTTTTTTATGATTCTTTTGTGTTGCTTCTTTCTTTCTACTCTTGTTTGTggtattattttcttataatgccTCCAtgatctttttttcctttttaaggaACTTGCACTAAATATCTGACTATTTTGGATGTTTGAAGTATCTTGTAGTGTGTTTTTTAAACCCGAGCTGTTCAATGCATTGGTAAAGTAATGAACTTGTATTATGTTATTGATCATAAGttcacatttcttttcttgCTTTAGTCTAGTATGGgtttgatttctttttgaaactaTTGATGCACTTAGATAGGAAGTGAATTTTTGTTTTCAGAATCCTTGCTCTATTGCATTATTCTATAGTATCTAGGTTTATGTTTGCGTAGGTCAACATAGAATTCGTGGAAATTTTAGCATTCAGGTGTGAACTTACACTTAATCAATAACATTTAAATGGTTGGTAGAATTTGGATATCATATAAAGCCATAAATTCTTCAACTAGCCTCTTAAGATTGCATGTTTAATGTCTTCAAAGACAGAAGACATtcaattcttttcttctttctcctaaggtttgttgccattttttaaatgatgttgTTCTTTGATCATTCTCTTGAGTTTTTAAGAATGTTATCCATTATTGCAGACTGGGTTGATTAAATGTCATTTTGTTTGTGATCCGAGTTGCACCTCTTCTGGCTAGATCTAATTTGCTCATTACCAGGGATATAGAGTGGGCAACTAAACTCCTAGCATCATCTTAAGAACGCAAAGAATGCTTGTGTAATTTGATAGATCCTTTTGTTGAATTGTGTTTCCAGCCTTTTAACTTTCCGTTTTTTTTAGCAAAAATCATGTTGATGATCAAACACACTTTTCTCATTTAATGGTATCTTGGCAACCCCTCCCCCTTCTTCTTTGTTGTTGGGTTATAATTGGTTTATTTATACATTCTATCTATATATTGGACACCAACTTCACATTGTGAAGAAAGCCTTGAATTTCACCTTTATTATATATGAATGAGCTTACACCCCACTCCTCTCTATATGATAAATTTTCAGTAAAAGGATTTGAATGTTTAGGGATGATAGAAAATGAGATGAAATCTTCTCTAAATAATCTTCTACTTCTTGTTTCAGTTTTTTGGTATTGTAACTTGGTTGTATTTGTTGTTTAACTTGGTTA
The sequence above is drawn from the Cucumis melo cultivar AY chromosome 2, USDA_Cmelo_AY_1.0, whole genome shotgun sequence genome and encodes:
- the LOC127148086 gene encoding polygalacturonase-like, whose amino-acid sequence is MALHKTLFILFLFLTLASASTFNVVDFGAKPNIGTDSSQAFEEAWASACRATTAVSIYVPKGRFYVKSIAFEGPCNNNDITIRIDGTLLAPSNYAVIANSGNWITFKRVDGVNVFGGVLDAQGFGLWACKNSKSSCPSGATSLEFSNSKNIMVSGLTSLNSQMFHIVINGCQNVKAQGLKISAAGNSPNTDGIHVALSSTVTILNSIIGTGDDCISIGPGTSNLWIENVACGPGHGISIGSLGREVQEDGVENVTVKSATFTNTQNGVRIKTWGKPSNGFARSVIFQDIVMVNVENPIIIDQNYCPDNKGCPGQDSGVKISDVTYRNIHGTSATQVAMKFDCSSKFPCNDITLEDVELSYKNEAAEASCSHAEGSAAGLVQPSSCL
- the LOC127148300 gene encoding uncharacterized protein LOC127148300, giving the protein MQNLENIHVNPHNAEVQKQLNENPFLFSSFSVGRSSLFEEIDKTHLEVPFNRNHKLVVKIVAKVKDEHKLFDEMRRRILSFKNHKYLVSFLNKEHLEHFQVLAELQVPYLVGGDAD